Proteins from one Candidatus Zixiibacteriota bacterium genomic window:
- a CDS encoding AsmA family protein codes for MRKWIIAGTVLFVLGVAAVVAILNANSLIRRNKDYLLTRAEEALGRRLQVGDVQLALWGGLGVRLMRFAMADDPAFSSGEFVRAADLQVNVKLWPLLRKQLEVKKIILHDPVIHIVRSERGEFNFSTIGKKEKEKKEKEPPGRERDRASRALLISVVDISAGHVRYRDRKEGANVELRDIDLRVADLDFDRPFTVELAAALFAPKQNLKLKARLGPLGRDGVDVVRLPLDGQLTADPLDMTRLKAALPGIRSWLPRDLDLSGVFRVKELKFKGTLLDLAVAGEIEGRDGVIAYGKTFHKPAGVPLAVSTDARYGRSGISVRRGDLQLHTLALAARGDIRLGDAPALDLSFDSRPASLEGWDKLVPALASYQLSGRFELHATVRGRTGGGASPQIQGTLSLSGASARPPQFSKPVKDLNTRINFTGQRADVQETTFTLGSSRIRLAAAVERFSPLTLTYRISTPELIPAEYQAEISEARRVDAIKNLTSEGQLRAHNGNVVLQAKLASTDGTLYRIPYKGLEADLSLANKVATIRNLRMNALDGSLQLEGEYAFDAPTPHFSLATRARGIDIQRLYAAIDARAQRDLRGKLNADVKVNGGGQNWEQIKARLRGQGEAEVVQGALLNFNLAEGVLSGITGIPGLTNLINPRIRSKYPETFAAKDTEFRELKALLDLGGARINVKSLRIAAADFSVQGNGWADFDRRVDFRSVLQFSPRLSADIASSAREVRYLFNGQGQMEVPFALAGTLPNVRPRPDGDYLARMVQRGFLQKGAEEIQRRFFGRKEPDAARDQPAPVPLEPERRRRESPDDLIRKGLDRLFGR; via the coding sequence ATGCGGAAATGGATCATCGCCGGAACGGTCCTTTTCGTCCTGGGGGTCGCAGCCGTGGTGGCGATCCTCAACGCCAACTCGCTCATCCGCCGGAACAAGGACTATCTCCTGACCCGCGCCGAGGAGGCGCTCGGGCGCAGGCTCCAGGTGGGCGATGTGCAGCTCGCGCTGTGGGGAGGCCTAGGCGTCCGCCTGATGCGGTTCGCCATGGCGGACGACCCCGCCTTCTCCTCGGGCGAGTTCGTGCGCGCCGCAGACCTCCAGGTCAACGTCAAGCTGTGGCCGCTCCTGCGCAAGCAGCTCGAGGTCAAGAAGATCATCCTTCACGATCCGGTGATCCACATCGTCCGCAGCGAGCGCGGGGAGTTCAATTTTTCGACCATCGGAAAAAAGGAAAAGGAGAAAAAAGAGAAGGAGCCGCCCGGCCGCGAGCGGGACCGCGCGTCCCGCGCTTTGCTGATCTCCGTTGTCGACATCTCGGCCGGTCACGTGCGCTACCGCGACCGCAAGGAAGGGGCGAACGTCGAGCTCCGTGACATCGATCTCCGCGTGGCCGACCTCGATTTCGACCGCCCGTTCACCGTGGAGCTCGCGGCGGCCTTGTTCGCCCCGAAGCAAAACCTGAAGCTGAAGGCGCGCCTCGGCCCGCTGGGGCGCGACGGGGTCGATGTCGTCCGCCTTCCTCTCGACGGGCAGCTCACCGCCGACCCGCTCGATATGACCCGGCTCAAGGCGGCCCTTCCCGGAATCAGGAGCTGGCTCCCCAGAGATCTCGATCTTTCCGGAGTTTTTCGGGTGAAGGAGCTGAAATTCAAAGGCACGCTCCTCGATCTCGCGGTCGCGGGAGAGATCGAGGGACGGGATGGGGTGATCGCCTACGGCAAGACGTTTCACAAGCCGGCCGGTGTGCCGCTCGCCGTTTCCACGGATGCGCGCTACGGGAGGAGCGGAATTTCCGTCCGCCGCGGCGACCTTCAGCTGCACACCCTCGCGCTCGCCGCGAGGGGCGATATCCGTTTGGGCGACGCCCCCGCGCTCGACCTCTCCTTCGATTCCAGGCCGGCCTCGCTCGAGGGGTGGGACAAGCTGGTGCCCGCCCTGGCGAGCTATCAGCTGTCGGGCAGATTCGAGCTGCACGCGACGGTTCGCGGCAGGACCGGCGGCGGCGCTTCCCCGCAGATTCAGGGGACCTTGAGCCTGAGCGGCGCGAGCGCCCGCCCGCCCCAGTTCTCCAAGCCCGTGAAAGACCTCAATACCAGGATCAACTTCACCGGGCAAAGAGCCGATGTCCAGGAGACGACCTTCACGCTGGGCAGCTCGCGGATCCGCCTGGCCGCAGCCGTCGAGCGCTTTTCGCCGCTCACCTTGACGTACCGGATCTCGACGCCGGAGCTGATTCCGGCCGAGTACCAGGCGGAGATCTCGGAGGCCCGCAGGGTGGACGCGATCAAAAACCTGACCAGCGAAGGGCAGCTCCGCGCCCACAACGGCAACGTCGTGCTGCAGGCCAAGCTGGCTTCGACCGATGGCACGCTTTACCGGATCCCTTACAAGGGGCTGGAGGCCGATCTTTCGCTCGCCAACAAGGTTGCCACGATCCGCAATTTACGCATGAACGCGCTCGACGGCTCGCTCCAGCTCGAGGGGGAGTACGCGTTCGACGCGCCGACGCCGCACTTTTCGTTGGCGACGCGAGCGCGCGGCATCGACATCCAGCGACTCTACGCCGCCATCGATGCCAGGGCGCAGCGCGACCTGCGCGGCAAGCTCAACGCGGACGTCAAGGTCAACGGCGGCGGGCAGAACTGGGAGCAGATCAAGGCCCGGCTGCGCGGCCAGGGAGAGGCGGAGGTCGTTCAGGGAGCATTGTTGAACTTCAACCTCGCCGAGGGCGTCCTCTCCGGAATCACGGGCATTCCCGGGCTGACGAACCTGATCAACCCCAGGATTCGGAGCAAGTACCCCGAAACCTTTGCAGCCAAGGACACCGAATTTCGCGAGCTCAAGGCGCTCCTCGATCTGGGCGGCGCCCGCATCAACGTCAAGAGCCTGCGGATCGCCGCGGCCGACTTTTCCGTGCAGGGAAACGGCTGGGCCGATTTCGACCGCCGTGTCGACTTCCGCTCGGTCCTGCAGTTCTCGCCCCGCCTGTCCGCGGACATCGCAAGCTCCGCGCGCGAGGTGCGATACCTGTTCAACGGCCAGGGGCAGATGGAGGTCCCGTTCGCGCTCGCCGGAACGCTTCCAAACGTAAGACCCCGGCCCGACGGCGATTACCTGGCCCGCATGGTCCAGCGCGGCTTCTTGCAAAAAGGCGCCGAGGAGATCCAGCGCCGCTTCTTCGGCAGGAAGGAACCCGACGCCGCGAGAGACCAGCCGGCTCCCGTCCCGCTCGAGCCGGAGCGAAGGCGACGGGAGTCGCCGGACGACCTCATTCGCAAAGGGCTGGATCGTCTCTTCGGCCGTTGA